One segment of Pontibacter akesuensis DNA contains the following:
- a CDS encoding TerC family protein, which translates to MDLEIFANPDTWISLLTLTFMEVVLGIDNIVFISIIVARLPQEQQGKGRTIGLMLALVFRVILLLFISFIVQAKEPIFTINLPFTANELAVSWRDIILFAGGLFLLAKSTTEIHNKLEGEEESHNVSKATTTLGKILIQIILIDIVFSFDSILTAVGLVDEVIIMIVAVVISMGIMLAFAKVISDFVNNRPTVKMLALSFLLLIGVMLVAEAFHVEIPKGYIYFAMFFSLMVEMLNSKLRKKTDPVHLRQSQIVDGEKYSAVD; encoded by the coding sequence ATGGATTTAGAAATTTTCGCTAATCCGGATACCTGGATAAGCCTGCTGACGCTGACCTTTATGGAGGTAGTGCTGGGCATTGACAACATTGTATTCATCTCGATTATCGTGGCCCGGCTGCCGCAGGAGCAACAAGGCAAAGGCCGTACCATTGGTCTGATGCTGGCCCTTGTTTTCCGCGTGATCCTGCTGCTTTTCATCAGCTTTATTGTGCAGGCAAAGGAGCCGATCTTCACCATTAACCTGCCGTTTACGGCCAACGAGCTGGCTGTGTCGTGGCGTGATATTATCCTGTTTGCCGGTGGTCTGTTCCTGCTGGCTAAGAGTACTACCGAGATACACAACAAGCTGGAAGGGGAGGAGGAAAGCCACAACGTGAGCAAAGCCACTACTACGCTAGGGAAGATACTGATTCAGATTATCCTGATCGACATCGTTTTCTCCTTCGACTCTATCCTGACAGCCGTGGGCCTAGTAGACGAGGTGATCATCATGATTGTGGCCGTCGTTATTTCGATGGGCATCATGCTGGCCTTTGCCAAGGTGATCAGTGATTTTGTGAACAACCGCCCAACCGTTAAAATGCTGGCGCTTTCGTTCCTGCTTTTGATCGGGGTGATGCTGGTGGCCGAGGCCTTCCATGTGGAGATACCGAAAGGCTACATCTACTTTGCCATGTTCTTCTCGCTGATGGTAGAAATGCTCAACTCTAAACTGCGCAAGAAAACAGATCCGGTGCACCTGCGCCAGAGCCAGATTGTGGACGGCGAAAAGTATTCCGCTGTCGACTAA
- a CDS encoding sterol desaturase family protein, which yields MEILFDNMPNPFTYFVPIFAVLIIVEAYISYREDRELYNLKDSMASTMVGIGAAVLNTLTKAYHITLFYLFFELFEPLRVEYLGYDNLGWAWWVWVLCLIGDDFNFYWHHRFCHTIRLFWAAHLVHHSSSKFNLGTAFRNGWTIFLYKPIYWLWLPILGFNPVMIALCMAFNSIYQFFLHSTLVPKIPVYGQIFNTPWVHQVHHACNIEYLDRNHGGILIIWDRIFGTYRDKEVELETKFGVLHPPTKHDPITLNFHEFQDIWKDVRSVKSWKAKFMYVFGPPGWSHDGSRKTSKQLQQEWEENRKAAFAQPVQQQTADAQVA from the coding sequence ATGGAAATACTTTTTGACAACATGCCCAATCCCTTCACCTATTTCGTACCCATTTTTGCGGTATTGATTATAGTTGAAGCCTACATCAGCTACCGTGAAGACAGAGAGCTTTACAATCTAAAAGACTCCATGGCCAGCACCATGGTCGGTATAGGGGCTGCCGTACTGAACACGCTCACGAAGGCCTACCACATTACCCTGTTCTACCTGTTCTTCGAGTTGTTCGAGCCGCTCCGCGTGGAGTACCTGGGCTACGATAACCTGGGCTGGGCCTGGTGGGTGTGGGTGCTCTGCCTCATCGGCGACGACTTTAACTTCTACTGGCACCACCGCTTCTGCCATACCATACGCCTTTTCTGGGCGGCGCACCTGGTGCACCACTCCTCGAGCAAGTTTAACCTCGGTACGGCTTTCCGCAATGGCTGGACCATCTTCCTGTACAAGCCCATTTACTGGCTCTGGCTGCCTATCCTGGGGTTCAACCCGGTAATGATCGCGCTGTGCATGGCCTTTAACTCTATCTATCAGTTCTTCCTGCACTCTACGCTGGTGCCTAAAATTCCGGTATACGGGCAGATATTCAACACGCCCTGGGTACACCAGGTGCACCACGCCTGCAACATCGAGTACCTGGACCGCAACCATGGCGGCATCCTGATCATCTGGGACAGAATCTTCGGGACGTACCGCGATAAGGAAGTGGAACTGGAAACAAAATTCGGTGTGCTGCACCCACCCACCAAGCACGACCCGATCACGCTCAACTTCCACGAGTTTCAGGATATCTGGAAAGATGTGCGCAGTGTGAAATCATGGAAGGCCAAGTTTATGTACGTGTTTGGCCCTCCGGGCTGGAGCCACGACGGCAGCCGCAAAACATCAAAGCAGCTGCAGCAGGAGTGGGAAGAAAACAGGAAAGCAGCCTTCGCACAACCAGTACAGCAGCAAACTGCCGATGCACAGGTTGCCTGA
- a CDS encoding glutamate--tRNA ligase family protein, which produces MRRQQNITQQTQVRTRLAPTPSGYLHLGNALSFAVTWALARQRHGTVILRIDDLDNARFRPEYLQDIFDTLHFMGLDYDEGPADAGDFLQHYSQHLRLPAYEHLLGQLVAKGVVYACPCSRKQLASLPAGADGRHACQQERLPLYLPDTAWRIQVPPDTEIVFSDLLQQECRVPLAAQVPDFVVRRKEGLPAYQIASLADDLEMGINLIVRGADLLASTAAQLFLARQLGADGFTSIAFLHHPVVADAGGGKLSKSHDSLSIAQMRRSGLSSKVFWQVLAATLGWEEFGIVDARSFLDKFRLENLPLPTKYGLQVSGYN; this is translated from the coding sequence ATGCGGCGGCAGCAAAACATAACACAGCAGACACAGGTGCGAACACGTCTTGCCCCCACACCCAGCGGTTACCTGCACCTGGGCAACGCCCTCTCGTTTGCGGTAACATGGGCACTGGCCCGGCAGCGGCACGGCACCGTCATCCTCCGCATCGACGACCTGGACAACGCCCGCTTCCGACCCGAGTACCTGCAAGACATTTTCGACACGCTGCACTTTATGGGGCTGGATTACGATGAAGGCCCGGCCGATGCCGGTGATTTCCTGCAGCACTACTCCCAGCACCTGCGCCTGCCCGCTTACGAGCACCTACTGGGGCAGCTGGTGGCCAAAGGCGTGGTATACGCCTGCCCTTGTTCCCGCAAGCAGTTGGCCTCCCTGCCAGCTGGAGCTGATGGCAGGCACGCGTGCCAGCAGGAGCGCCTGCCGCTTTACCTCCCCGACACGGCCTGGCGCATACAGGTACCACCTGACACTGAGATAGTTTTCAGCGACCTGCTGCAACAGGAGTGCCGGGTGCCGCTGGCCGCGCAGGTACCGGATTTCGTAGTGCGCCGCAAAGAGGGATTGCCCGCCTACCAAATAGCCTCGCTGGCAGACGACCTGGAAATGGGTATTAATTTGATTGTCCGGGGAGCTGACCTGCTGGCCTCCACCGCGGCGCAGTTGTTTTTGGCGCGGCAACTGGGTGCAGATGGTTTTACAAGTATAGCTTTCCTGCACCACCCGGTGGTGGCCGATGCCGGGGGCGGCAAACTCTCCAAATCGCATGACTCGCTCTCGATAGCGCAGATGCGCCGGAGCGGCCTTAGCAGCAAGGTTTTCTGGCAGGTACTGGCGGCAACCCTGGGGTGGGAGGAATTTGGGATTGTGGATGCCCGAAGCTTTCTGGATAAATTCCGGCTGGAGAATTTGCCACTGCCCACCAAGTATGGCCTGCAGGTGAGCGGGTATAATTAG
- a CDS encoding YajQ family cyclic di-GMP-binding protein, giving the protein MASFDIVSKVDPQTMDNAVNVARKEIMNRYDFRDTKGTLEFDKKINMVHISMENDMRLQHTEDVLIGKMVKQDLDATALDFSKDAYQSGAMVKKDIKVKAGIDKETSKKIMKLIKDSKLKVSAAMMDETIRVTAKKIDDLQGVIALLRGNSEDIGMPLQYVNMKS; this is encoded by the coding sequence ATGGCATCTTTCGACATTGTAAGCAAAGTTGATCCGCAAACCATGGACAACGCCGTGAATGTGGCCCGCAAGGAAATTATGAACCGCTATGACTTCCGCGACACCAAAGGCACACTGGAGTTCGATAAAAAAATTAACATGGTGCACATCAGCATGGAAAATGACATGCGCCTGCAGCACACCGAAGACGTGCTCATCGGTAAAATGGTGAAGCAGGACCTGGATGCCACCGCCCTCGATTTTTCGAAGGACGCCTACCAGTCGGGTGCCATGGTAAAAAAGGACATCAAAGTAAAAGCCGGCATCGACAAGGAAACATCCAAGAAAATAATGAAGCTGATAAAGGACAGCAAGCTGAAAGTGTCGGCGGCCATGATGGACGAGACAATCCGGGTAACGGCAAAGAAGATCGACGACCTGCAGGGCGTGATCGCGCTGCTGCGCGGCAACTCCGAAGACATTGGCATGCCGCTGCAGTATGTGAACATGAAGTCATAG
- a CDS encoding SDR family NAD(P)-dependent oxidoreductase, producing MAEKHKHKYTALVTGASGGIGMALAECFARDGHNLVLVARSEEKLQRLAQEYAAKYKVYTRVIVQDLSKAEGPEKVFAALQRDSLLVDVLVNNAGFGNFGAFRETELQKELNMMQLNVVSLTHLCKLFLRQLPVGQHGRILNVSSTAAFPPGPYMAVYYASKAFVQSFTEGLAAELEDECITVTALCPGPTDTGFKQAANLGGSGLFSKKYVADAESVAKAGYEGMMAGEVVVIPGIQNKLTTFSTRFMPRSFLRSMVKRIQTKRAKS from the coding sequence ATGGCTGAGAAGCACAAACACAAGTATACGGCGCTGGTGACCGGTGCATCCGGCGGCATTGGCATGGCACTGGCCGAGTGCTTCGCCCGCGACGGGCACAACCTGGTGCTGGTGGCACGCTCAGAGGAGAAGCTGCAACGCCTGGCACAGGAGTATGCCGCTAAATATAAAGTTTATACCAGGGTTATTGTGCAGGATCTAAGTAAGGCCGAAGGGCCGGAGAAGGTGTTCGCAGCGTTGCAACGGGATAGCCTGCTGGTAGATGTGCTGGTGAACAACGCGGGCTTCGGCAACTTCGGCGCTTTCCGGGAAACGGAGCTGCAGAAGGAGCTGAACATGATGCAGCTGAACGTGGTGTCGCTTACGCACCTGTGCAAGCTGTTTCTACGGCAGTTGCCGGTAGGGCAGCACGGCCGTATCCTGAACGTGTCGTCTACGGCAGCGTTTCCGCCAGGCCCTTACATGGCAGTGTACTACGCCAGCAAAGCCTTTGTGCAGTCGTTTACCGAGGGGCTGGCCGCCGAACTCGAAGACGAGTGCATCACCGTTACCGCCCTTTGCCCCGGCCCCACCGATACCGGTTTTAAACAAGCCGCCAACCTCGGCGGCTCCGGACTTTTCTCGAAGAAGTATGTAGCCGACGCCGAAAGTGTGGCCAAGGCAGGCTACGAGGGCATGATGGCCGGCGAGGTAGTGGTGATACCAGGCATTCAGAACAAACTCACCACCTTCTCTACCCGGTTTATGCCGCGCAGCTTCCTCCGTAGCATGGTAAAGCGTATTCAAACAAAAAGAGCGAAATCCTGA
- a CDS encoding lipocalin family protein, whose amino-acid sequence MKKNTKLWIGAGAAALAGTLFLNSRKQAYAPLETVPEVDLEQYEGRWYEIARLPQRFEKGCHCVYAEYSQHPDGYVEVRNACREGGPDGKLDIATGKAFPVEGSHNSKLKVQFFWPFKGDYWILELASDYKYALVGTPDRKSLWILSRTPQLSEDVYERYVQLAAKKDFPVEKLIKTDQSCFAS is encoded by the coding sequence ATGAAAAAGAACACAAAACTTTGGATCGGTGCCGGCGCTGCCGCCTTGGCAGGCACTCTCTTCCTTAACAGCCGCAAACAAGCCTATGCGCCCCTCGAAACCGTGCCTGAAGTGGATTTAGAGCAGTATGAAGGCCGTTGGTATGAGATAGCGCGGCTGCCGCAGCGCTTCGAGAAGGGCTGCCATTGCGTGTATGCCGAGTACAGCCAGCACCCCGATGGCTATGTGGAGGTGCGCAACGCCTGCCGCGAAGGAGGGCCCGACGGAAAGCTGGACATTGCCACAGGCAAGGCTTTTCCGGTTGAAGGCAGCCACAACAGCAAACTGAAAGTGCAGTTCTTCTGGCCTTTTAAAGGCGACTACTGGATTCTGGAGCTTGCCTCTGATTATAAATATGCCCTGGTGGGAACGCCCGACCGCAAGAGCCTCTGGATCCTGTCGCGCACGCCCCAGCTAAGCGAAGATGTGTATGAGCGCTATGTGCAGCTGGCTGCAAAAAAAGATTTCCCGGTAGAGAAATTGATTAAAACAGACCAAAGTTGCTTTGCAAGCTAA